A window of Macaca thibetana thibetana isolate TM-01 chromosome 7, ASM2454274v1, whole genome shotgun sequence genomic DNA:
GTACTGTGTTAGGTTCTGGACTTACAGAAATTAATAAAGCATAGTTCCTGctctcaaggaacttaaaatcTAATAAGGATGGGAGGCATGTGAAGACACATttgtaaattgtaaaaaaaaagacaattgtaAATACACATGTGAAGACACAAGTGTAatacaagaaagaatgaaagacattttaaatagaaGTGCAGGTAATGTGCTGTAGAAGAGGCAATTAATTCTGCCTGGAGAAAGGCTTCATTGATAACATGgcattgaggatttttacatggGTCCTTTGAAAAGTTCACATCTACTTGCCAGTTTCTCAGCTCTTCACCGCTAGGGGGCTCACAGTCTGAACTTACTTGGGAATAACTCACTAACATCACAGACCAATTTTAGGAGCCTCCTAGAACTTTCTTCAAGGcatccttcatttctttattccgGAGGCTGTAGATCATGGGATTGAACAAAGGGGTCAAAACTGAGTAGAACAAAGTTGTGAACTTCTGCATGCTTTCTGCTTGTCCTGACCCTGGGCTCACATATGTCATCATGACTgagccataaaataaaaacacgaCAGCCAGGTGTGAGGAGCAGGTGGAGAAGGCTTTCTTCTGGCCAGCAGCAGAGGGTACCTGCATCACAGACCTCAGCACCAGGGTATAGGAGCCAATAATGTAGAAAAAGGTGGCAAAGATGAGGAGGGAACTCATGGTACCGCATATGAGAACAGTCCCTGGGATTGGGACACAGGCTGATGCCAGGGCCAGCAGGGGACTGAGGTCACATAGAAAGTCATCAATCACGTTTGGGCCACAAAATGGCAGCTGGGTAATGCGTATAACTGGGACTAGAAACCAGAGGAAACCGCAGACCCAGCAAAAGATGATCAGGCTGCTACAAAACTTTATAGTCATGACAGTAGGATAGTGTAGGGGGCGACAGATTGCCAGGAACCGGTCATAGGCCATGATGGAGAGAAATAAGCATTCAGTTGTGCCCAGTGAGAAGAAGAAGTACAACTGGAGGAGGCATCGAGCAAaggaaatggttttgtttttggaaaggaAGTTGGCTAGCATGTTGGGCACATCAGAGTTGACATAGCATATCTCCAGGAAGGAGAAGTTGGCCAGCAGAATGTACATGGGGGTGTGGAGCCGGTGGTCCCAGCT
This region includes:
- the LOC126959211 gene encoding olfactory receptor 11H12-like: MTSEARNISDTVSDFILLGFSCRWEIRIFLFFTFFVTYILTLLGNLAIMCAVSWDHRLHTPMYILLANFSFLEICYVNSDVPNMLANFLSKNKTISFARCLLQLYFFFSLGTTECLFLSIMAYDRFLAICRPLHYPTVMTIKFCSSLIIFCWVCGFLWFLVPVIRITQLPFCGPNVIDDFLCDLSPLLALASACVPIPGTVLICGTMSSLLIFATFFYIIGSYTLVLRSVMQVPSAAGQKKAFSTCSSHLAVVFLFYGSVMMTYVSPGSGQAESMQKFTTLFYSVLTPLFNPMIYSLRNKEMKDALKKVLGGS